The following proteins come from a genomic window of Candidatus Angelobacter sp.:
- the ruvX gene encoding Holliday junction resolvase RuvX gives MRILAIDHGTKRIGIAISDELGMIAQPLEFIPAEPFVKFLDRFKEILREKQVELILVGMPRNMDGSYGPAALKVQEFVAVLKGSITIPIKTLDERLTSVQANRLLIQGNVRRDARKEKVDKMAAAILLQGYLDGVH, from the coding sequence ATGCGCATCCTCGCCATTGACCACGGAACGAAGCGAATTGGCATCGCCATCAGTGATGAACTGGGGATGATCGCGCAGCCGTTGGAGTTCATCCCGGCGGAGCCGTTCGTTAAGTTTTTGGACCGGTTCAAAGAAATCCTGCGCGAGAAGCAGGTGGAATTGATTCTGGTCGGCATGCCGCGGAACATGGACGGGAGCTACGGTCCGGCAGCGTTGAAAGTGCAGGAGTTTGTCGCAGTGCTGAAGGGTTCCATCACCATTCCGATCAAAACGCTGGATGAGCGATTGACTTCCGTGCAGGCGAATCGGCTGTTGATTCAGGGCAACGTTCGCCGCGACGCGCGCAAAGAGAAAGTGGACAAGATGGCGGCGGCGATTTTATTGCAGGGCTACCTCGACGGTGTCCATTGA
- a CDS encoding glutamate-1-semialdehyde 2,1-aminomutase: MHSKSKELFEEALKYIPGGVNSPVRAFRAVGGQPFFVNKAKGARVWDVDGNEYIDYVCTWGPAILGHAHPKIIRAVQQAAENGTSFGIPNPSEVTMAKLVCSAVPSVQKVRMTNSGTEACMSAIRLARGFTKRDKIIKFEGCYHGHADSLLVKAGSGALTFGHPDSAGVPAAFTQHTIVLPFNDTDAVKAAFDANKSQIAGIILEPVPGNAGLYLPKPGYLGFLRKITAENGALLIFDEVMTGFRLAWGGAQERFGIAPDLSCFGKIIGGGLPVGAFGGRADIMDLLAPLGPVYQAGTLSGNPLAMAAGIAALGELCEPLTPTLSHPTGEGESSSAGEPAARPTKGARGSQSIPRPEGAGNVYARLEEMGAQLETGMRDAAKKAKVPVQFNRCGSMFCAYFADHPVHNLADAMHSDRERFKKFFHGMLAEGIYLAPSQFEAGFISTAHTPQDIQTTASIATKVVGQL; the protein is encoded by the coding sequence ATGCATTCGAAGTCGAAGGAGCTTTTTGAAGAGGCGCTGAAATACATCCCCGGCGGGGTGAACTCGCCCGTGCGTGCGTTTCGCGCGGTCGGCGGACAGCCGTTTTTCGTCAACAAGGCGAAAGGTGCCCGCGTGTGGGATGTGGATGGCAACGAATATATTGATTACGTATGCACCTGGGGACCGGCGATTCTCGGTCACGCACATCCGAAAATCATCAGGGCGGTGCAGCAGGCTGCGGAAAACGGGACGAGCTTCGGCATACCAAACCCATCCGAGGTAACGATGGCGAAGCTTGTCTGCTCCGCTGTGCCGAGCGTGCAGAAGGTCCGCATGACGAATTCAGGAACAGAAGCCTGCATGTCCGCCATTCGACTGGCGCGCGGGTTCACGAAGCGGGACAAGATCATCAAGTTCGAAGGATGTTACCACGGCCACGCGGATTCGCTGCTGGTCAAGGCCGGCTCCGGCGCGTTGACGTTTGGTCATCCGGACAGCGCCGGTGTGCCTGCCGCGTTCACACAACACACCATTGTTCTTCCGTTCAACGACACTGACGCCGTGAAGGCCGCATTTGACGCGAACAAAAGCCAAATCGCCGGAATCATTTTGGAGCCTGTGCCGGGCAACGCGGGTTTGTATCTGCCGAAGCCGGGTTACCTGGGGTTTCTGCGCAAGATCACGGCGGAGAACGGCGCGCTGCTGATCTTCGATGAGGTAATGACCGGCTTTCGGCTCGCGTGGGGTGGGGCGCAGGAACGCTTCGGCATCGCGCCCGACCTGAGTTGCTTTGGAAAGATTATTGGCGGGGGTTTGCCGGTGGGCGCATTCGGTGGACGCGCGGACATCATGGATTTGCTCGCGCCGCTCGGTCCCGTGTATCAAGCCGGCACACTGAGCGGAAATCCATTGGCGATGGCAGCGGGCATCGCGGCTTTGGGAGAACTCTGCGAGCCCCTCACCCCGACCCTCTCCCATCCGACGGGAGAGGGAGAATCATCATCAGCCGGGGAACCTGCCGCACGGCCTACAAAGGGAGCGCGAGGTTCACAATCTATCCCCCGTCCAGAGGGTGCGGGGAATGTGTACGCGCGCCTCGAAGAAATGGGCGCGCAGCTTGAGACGGGGATGAGAGACGCAGCGAAGAAGGCTAAAGTGCCGGTACAGTTCAATCGCTGCGGCTCGATGTTCTGCGCGTATTTTGCCGACCACCCGGTCCACAATCTTGCCGACGCAATGCACAGCGATCGCGAACGTTTCAAGAAATTCTTTCACGGCATGTTGGCTGAGGGGATTTATCTGGCGCCGTCGCAGTTCGAGGCGGGATTTATTTCTACGGCACATACGCCGCAGGATATTCAAACGACAGCGAGCATCGCGACGAAAGTGGTTGGGCAACTTTAG